A portion of the Corynebacterium ammoniagenes DSM 20306 genome contains these proteins:
- a CDS encoding formate/nitrite transporter family protein, translating into MSLNESIEAGVSKKLVLFDQDQPRFAVRGILAGAYLALGTAFAGVAGQVTENLAPGTGSIVFAALFGLGLFSIVILGAELATGSMMFFCYGAATKQHSWGKGVWMVFLTTIYNLIGVVIIGAALGMSAKFADMDPTHLLSTISIGKVEKPIDGMLVEGMVANFVVNMAIIGGILAKEVVSKFFVIVPIIAIFVGLSTEHVIANFCVMVIALFSSDPIPAAMTVGSISINWVVVWIGNFIGGGLLMGGVYAWLNKGPKEYRD; encoded by the coding sequence GTGAGTTTAAACGAGTCCATTGAGGCCGGTGTTTCGAAAAAGCTCGTCCTATTCGACCAGGACCAGCCGCGCTTTGCTGTGCGCGGAATCTTAGCCGGCGCCTACTTAGCGCTGGGCACGGCATTTGCTGGCGTCGCCGGCCAAGTCACCGAAAATCTAGCGCCGGGGACAGGCTCCATTGTCTTCGCGGCTCTTTTTGGCCTCGGATTATTTTCCATCGTGATTTTAGGCGCGGAGCTAGCCACCGGCTCGATGATGTTTTTCTGCTATGGCGCAGCCACTAAGCAACACAGCTGGGGGAAAGGTGTGTGGATGGTCTTTTTGACCACCATCTACAATCTTATCGGCGTAGTCATCATCGGCGCCGCTTTGGGCATGTCCGCCAAATTCGCGGACATGGATCCGACGCACTTGCTGTCGACGATTTCCATCGGCAAGGTGGAAAAGCCCATCGACGGAATGCTCGTGGAAGGCATGGTCGCAAACTTCGTCGTCAACATGGCAATTATCGGCGGCATTTTAGCCAAAGAAGTAGTCTCGAAGTTCTTTGTCATCGTGCCGATTATTGCGATCTTCGTAGGTCTGTCGACCGAGCACGTCATCGCCAATTTCTGCGTGATGGTCATCGCCCTGTTTTCCTCCGATCCGATTCCTGCCGCGATGACTGTCGGTTCCATTTCCATCAACTGGGTTGTGGTCTGGATTGGCAACTTCATCGGCGGCGGACTGCTCATGGGCGGTGTGTACGCCTGGCTGAACAAGGGGCCGAAGGAATACCGCGATTAA
- the fdhD gene encoding formate dehydrogenase accessory sulfurtransferase FdhD: MAGRLNQNYAVTRMRRTNDGTGWEQDTRADTVTAEEPLEIRVGGQTMTTTMRTPGNDIELAHGFLHSEGHIRTVEDIAVARYCAGTNAQGENTYNVLDVQLDNNVVLQPEAVRLTMMNSACGVCGTSSIEELTQKLYHPIPERELNPELAATLPDKLREYQKQFRKTGGIHAAGAFDYDGNPIVVREDIGRHNAADKVIGHLIMEGMLPANDLILVMSSRASFELVQKAAMAGFGTLIAVSAASSLAVDTARDVGMNLVGFARGDRFNLYAGRLQQPAAKETAS, encoded by the coding sequence ATGGCAGGGCGTTTGAATCAGAATTATGCAGTCACGCGCATGCGTCGCACCAATGATGGCACGGGCTGGGAACAAGACACCCGCGCCGATACGGTCACTGCGGAAGAGCCGCTAGAGATTCGGGTGGGTGGGCAAACCATGACCACCACCATGCGCACCCCGGGCAATGATATTGAGCTCGCGCACGGCTTTTTGCATTCGGAAGGCCACATTCGCACCGTGGAGGATATCGCCGTGGCACGGTATTGCGCCGGCACGAACGCGCAGGGGGAAAATACCTACAACGTCCTCGACGTGCAGCTAGATAATAACGTGGTTTTGCAGCCAGAGGCAGTTCGCTTGACGATGATGAACTCCGCCTGCGGCGTCTGCGGCACCTCCTCGATAGAAGAGTTAACACAGAAACTTTACCACCCTATTCCCGAACGGGAATTAAATCCGGAGTTGGCGGCGACATTGCCGGATAAGCTGCGGGAATATCAAAAGCAATTTCGCAAGACTGGCGGGATTCACGCGGCGGGTGCCTTTGATTATGACGGCAACCCGATTGTGGTGCGCGAAGATATTGGCCGGCACAACGCGGCCGATAAGGTCATTGGGCATTTGATCATGGAGGGCATGCTGCCGGCCAATGACCTGATCTTGGTTATGAGTTCGCGCGCGTCTTTTGAGCTGGTGCAAAAAGCTGCGATGGCGGGCTTTGGCACGCTGATTGCGGTCTCGGCGGCGTCTTCACTGGCGGTTGATACTGCGCGCGATGTGGGCATGAACCTCGTGGGTTTTGCCCGTGGAGACCGCTTTAATTTATACGCTGGCCGCTTGCAGCAGCCTGCAGCGAAAGAAACGGCGAGTTAA
- the rpsQ gene encoding 30S ribosomal protein S17, whose amino-acid sequence MSEAIVNDTQKEKGNRKNRTGVVVSDKMNKTIVVELENRKQHALYGKIMRNNPRVKVHDEDETAGIGDRVLIQECRPLSKDKHHRLVEIVEKAK is encoded by the coding sequence ATGAGTGAGGCAATTGTGAACGATACCCAAAAGGAAAAGGGCAACCGCAAGAACCGTACCGGCGTTGTTGTTTCCGACAAGATGAACAAGACCATTGTTGTCGAGTTGGAAAACCGTAAGCAGCACGCACTGTACGGCAAGATCATGCGTAACAACCCACGTGTTAAGGTCCACGACGAAGACGAAACCGCAGGCATCGGCGACCGCGTTCTGATTCAGGAATGCCGTCCTCTGTCGAAGGACAAGCACCACCGCTTGGTTGAAATCGTCGAGAAGGCTAAGTAA
- the rplF gene encoding 50S ribosomal protein L6: MSRIGKAPIALANGVETKINGQNVEVKGPKGTLHVEIPAPITAEVEDNEIRVVRPDDHRENRALHGLSRSLINNAVVGVTEGFTIKMEIFGVGYRVAQKGKDLEFALGYSHPILMEAPEGITFATDGTTKLSISGIDKQIVGQIAANIRRLRKDDPYKGKGIRYAGEQVRRKVGKTGK; this comes from the coding sequence ATGTCACGAATTGGTAAGGCACCCATCGCTTTGGCGAATGGCGTAGAAACCAAGATCAACGGTCAAAATGTTGAGGTTAAGGGCCCAAAGGGCACCCTTCACGTTGAGATCCCAGCTCCAATCACCGCGGAAGTTGAGGACAACGAAATTCGCGTTGTCCGTCCTGATGATCACCGTGAGAACCGTGCACTGCACGGCCTGTCTCGCTCGCTCATCAACAACGCCGTCGTTGGTGTCACCGAGGGTTTCACCATCAAGATGGAAATCTTTGGCGTCGGCTACCGTGTAGCGCAAAAGGGTAAGGACCTGGAGTTCGCTCTGGGTTACTCTCACCCGATCCTCATGGAGGCTCCTGAGGGAATTACCTTCGCTACCGATGGCACCACCAAGTTGTCCATCTCCGGTATTGACAAGCAAATCGTCGGACAGATCGCTGCGAACATCCGTCGTCTTCGTAAGGACGATCCTTACAAGGGCAAGGGCATCCGTTACGCAGGCGAGCAGGTCCGTCGCAAGGTCGGAAAGACGGGTAAGTAA
- a CDS encoding HNH endonuclease signature motif containing protein: MDIFQAFVLLNSHGVSLLRAIAERSPYDVASSGIALSTAKQYATLADVLFGPADSPRLQRDSVALAEQRGLSVEHLLMVNKHAKKLKKRGAAWKLRAELIAHQGSFEEVDAYGAQRVKEEAGETPKEPGVRIGRAVNGMRTLTVTDTQRRITDFEKTLDATDTSDQPRSTALLEAFWKRVDGSGGVLRPEYRTVIAIGLDDFAKVSCGNGDEVIVGLSDGTTMTGAELINAALAGALGENLYAGLFHPTAGPVNLYETRFASLKQRIVATAENLVCPWPDCNVPADRCQVHHIDAHKNGGHTSPSNLTMLCRYHNGVNDDDPKKRRRGRVARYRGRIHHTSPGGKRRCNTHELSSMGAMNLIS, translated from the coding sequence ATGGACATATTCCAAGCATTCGTGCTTTTAAACAGCCACGGGGTGAGTCTCCTGCGAGCTATCGCTGAGCGCTCGCCGTACGATGTGGCCAGCTCCGGCATCGCGCTGTCGACGGCCAAGCAATACGCCACGCTTGCCGATGTCCTTTTCGGCCCCGCCGACTCCCCACGCCTCCAGCGCGACTCCGTCGCCCTCGCCGAACAGCGCGGGCTCAGCGTGGAGCATTTGTTGATGGTCAACAAACACGCTAAGAAACTCAAAAAGCGCGGTGCCGCGTGGAAACTCCGCGCAGAACTCATCGCGCATCAAGGCAGCTTCGAAGAAGTCGATGCCTATGGCGCACAACGCGTCAAAGAGGAAGCCGGCGAGACGCCAAAAGAACCCGGGGTTCGCATTGGCCGCGCGGTCAACGGCATGCGCACCCTCACGGTGACCGATACCCAGCGGCGCATCACCGATTTTGAAAAGACCCTCGACGCCACCGACACCTCTGACCAACCCCGCTCCACAGCACTGCTGGAAGCGTTCTGGAAACGAGTCGACGGCAGCGGCGGAGTACTACGCCCCGAATACCGCACCGTGATTGCCATCGGCCTGGATGATTTCGCGAAAGTATCGTGCGGCAACGGCGACGAAGTCATCGTAGGCTTATCGGATGGCACCACCATGACCGGAGCAGAACTTATCAATGCTGCGCTTGCCGGTGCACTGGGTGAGAACCTGTATGCCGGGCTGTTTCACCCAACGGCTGGCCCCGTCAACCTCTACGAGACCCGGTTTGCCTCGTTGAAACAGCGCATCGTGGCCACCGCAGAAAACCTTGTCTGCCCCTGGCCTGATTGCAACGTGCCGGCCGATAGGTGCCAGGTACACCACATCGACGCCCATAAAAATGGCGGCCACACCTCACCGTCGAATCTGACGATGTTGTGCCGTTATCACAACGGCGTCAACGACGATGATCCCAAGAAACGAAGACGCGGGCGAGTAGCGCGCTACCGAGGGAGGATTCATCACACCTCACCGGGCGGGAAGCGACGGTGCAATACCCACGAGCTTTCCTCCATGGGGGCGATGAACCTTATCAGCTAA
- the rpsH gene encoding 30S ribosomal protein S8 produces the protein MTMTDPIADMLSRVRNANHAQHDTVSMPTSKLKANIAEILKQEGYIADYSVEGHQLSLELKYNNRERSLSGLRRVSKPGLRVYAKSTNLPKVLGGLGVAIISTSYGLLTDRQATEKGVGGEVLAYVW, from the coding sequence ATGACCATGACAGATCCAATCGCGGACATGCTGTCGCGCGTGCGCAATGCAAACCATGCGCAGCACGACACCGTGTCTATGCCGACCTCCAAGCTCAAGGCAAACATTGCTGAGATCTTGAAGCAGGAAGGCTACATCGCTGACTACTCCGTCGAAGGACACCAGCTGTCCCTCGAGCTTAAGTACAACAACCGTGAGCGCTCCCTTTCGGGTCTACGCCGCGTGTCTAAGCCAGGTCTGCGTGTGTACGCAAAGTCCACTAACCTGCCAAAGGTTCTAGGCGGCCTGGGCGTGGCCATCATCTCCACGTCTTACGGCCTTCTGACCGACCGTCAGGCTACCGAGAAGGGTGTAGGCGGAGAAGTCCTCGCCTACGTCTGGTAA
- the rpsE gene encoding 30S ribosomal protein S5: MSDREQRDGGRSAENNNNRGGRGRRDDRRNPQDNERDKYIERVVTINRVSKTVKGGRNMSFTALVIVGDGQGMVGVGYGKAKEVPAAIQKGAEEARKNFFRVPMVGGTITHPVQGRDAAGIVMMKPAAPGTGVIAGGAARPVLECAGIQDILSKSLGSDNALNVVRATVDGLKQLVRPEEVAARRGKSLEEVTPARMLRLRAGQEA; the protein is encoded by the coding sequence ATGTCGGACCGTGAACAGCGTGACGGCGGACGCTCCGCCGAAAACAACAACAACCGTGGCGGCCGCGGCCGTCGCGACGATCGTCGTAACCCGCAGGACAACGAGCGCGATAAGTACATCGAGCGCGTTGTCACCATCAACCGCGTCTCCAAGACCGTCAAGGGTGGACGCAACATGTCGTTCACCGCACTGGTCATCGTTGGCGACGGCCAGGGCATGGTTGGCGTTGGCTACGGCAAGGCTAAGGAAGTACCTGCTGCTATCCAAAAGGGTGCAGAGGAAGCTCGCAAGAACTTCTTCCGCGTTCCTATGGTCGGCGGCACCATCACCCACCCAGTCCAGGGTCGCGACGCAGCTGGCATCGTTATGATGAAGCCTGCCGCACCTGGTACCGGTGTTATTGCTGGTGGCGCTGCACGTCCAGTGCTTGAGTGCGCTGGCATCCAGGACATCCTGTCGAAGTCTCTCGGCTCCGATAATGCCCTCAACGTCGTCCGCGCAACCGTGGACGGCCTGAAGCAGCTGGTCCGCCCTGAAGAGGTTGCCGCACGTCGTGGCAAGTCCTTGGAAGAGGTCACCCCAGCCCGTATGCTGCGCCTGCGCGCAGGACAGGAGGCATAA
- the rplX gene encoding 50S ribosomal protein L24, with protein MKIHKGDMVIVISGPDKGAKGKVIEAYPKRERVLVEGVNRIKKHVANSAPERGAESGGIVTQEAPIHVSNVAIVDSEGNPTRVGYRFDENGKKVRIARSNGKDI; from the coding sequence ATGAAGATTCATAAGGGAGATATGGTGATTGTCATTTCGGGCCCAGATAAGGGCGCGAAGGGCAAGGTCATCGAGGCATACCCAAAGCGTGAGCGCGTCCTGGTAGAGGGCGTTAACCGCATCAAGAAGCACGTTGCAAATTCTGCTCCAGAGCGTGGCGCAGAATCCGGCGGCATTGTTACCCAGGAAGCACCAATTCACGTTTCTAACGTTGCAATTGTGGACTCCGAGGGCAACCCGACCCGCGTCGGCTACCGTTTTGATGAAAACGGCAAGAAGGTCCGTATCGCGCGTAGCAACGGGAAGGACATCTAA
- the rplN gene encoding 50S ribosomal protein L14, which yields MIQKESRLRVADNSGAREILCIRVLGGSVRRFAGIGDTIVATVKEATPGGNVKQGEIVRAVIVRAKKETRRPDGSYISFDENAAVILKNDSEPRGTRIFGPVARELRDKKFMKIVSLAPEVI from the coding sequence GTGATTCAGAAAGAATCGCGTCTACGAGTCGCCGATAACTCAGGTGCACGTGAAATTCTGTGCATCCGCGTCCTCGGTGGATCCGTACGACGTTTTGCTGGCATTGGCGACACCATTGTCGCAACTGTCAAGGAAGCAACCCCGGGCGGCAACGTTAAGCAGGGCGAAATTGTTCGCGCTGTTATCGTGCGCGCCAAGAAGGAAACCCGTCGCCCAGATGGTTCCTACATCAGCTTCGACGAAAACGCAGCTGTCATTTTGAAGAACGACAGCGAGCCACGCGGTACCCGCATCTTCGGCCCTGTTGCTCGTGAGCTTCGTGACAAGAAGTTCATGAAGATCGTTTCACTTGCACCGGAGGTGATCTAA
- the rplR gene encoding 50S ribosomal protein L18, with protein MANTETAKRTPVGKDISTRRREARARRHFRVRKTLRGTPAAPRLVVHRSSRHMHVQLIDDIAGHTLAAASSMEADVRALEGDKKAKASKVGALIAARAKEAGVEKVVFDRAGYKYHGRVAALADAAREGGLKF; from the coding sequence ATGGCAAACACTGAAACCGCAAAGCGCACCCCAGTCGGCAAGGACATCTCCACCCGACGTCGCGAAGCACGTGCTCGTCGCCACTTCCGCGTCCGTAAGACCCTGCGTGGCACCCCAGCGGCTCCTCGCTTGGTTGTCCACCGCTCCTCCCGCCACATGCACGTTCAGCTTATCGATGACATCGCAGGCCACACCTTGGCTGCTGCATCCTCGATGGAAGCTGACGTGCGCGCACTGGAAGGCGACAAGAAGGCTAAGGCCTCCAAGGTTGGCGCACTGATTGCTGCGCGTGCCAAGGAAGCTGGAGTCGAAAAGGTCGTCTTCGACCGCGCAGGCTACAAGTACCACGGTCGCGTCGCAGCTCTTGCAGACGCGGCTCGCGAAGGTGGTTTGAAGTTCTAA
- the rplP gene encoding 50S ribosomal protein L16 produces the protein MLIPKRVKYRRQHRPTRSGLSKGGNRITFGDYAIQALEPAYVTNRQIEAARIAINRHVKRGGKVWITVYPDRPLTQKPLGVRMGSGKGPVEKWVANVKPGRILFEMTYPDEATAVEALRRAGQKLPCKVRIIKKEDQF, from the coding sequence ATGCTTATCCCTAAGCGCGTAAAGTACCGCCGCCAGCACCGCCCAACCCGTAGCGGTCTGTCCAAGGGTGGTAACCGCATCACTTTCGGTGACTACGCAATCCAGGCTCTGGAGCCTGCTTACGTCACCAACCGTCAGATTGAGGCAGCACGTATTGCCATCAACCGCCACGTCAAGCGTGGTGGCAAGGTATGGATCACCGTCTACCCAGACCGTCCATTGACCCAGAAGCCACTTGGTGTTCGTATGGGTTCCGGTAAGGGTCCAGTTGAGAAGTGGGTGGCTAACGTTAAGCCAGGTCGCATTCTCTTCGAGATGACCTACCCGGATGAGGCTACTGCAGTAGAGGCTCTGCGTCGTGCAGGCCAGAAGCTGCCTTGCAAGGTCCGTATCATCAAGAAGGAGGACCAGTTCTAA
- a CDS encoding DUF6457 domain-containing protein, translating to MSKSPDDKAVQTAHEWLVEAAEALDLPPDHATSHIRALLDLTRDVAHNRSRPAAPLTAFLVGLASNSPEEVEGNIDKISALVNADCTQDKES from the coding sequence ATGAGTAAGTCCCCAGATGACAAGGCGGTTCAGACCGCGCACGAGTGGCTGGTGGAGGCCGCCGAGGCCTTAGACCTTCCGCCGGATCACGCCACTTCGCATATTCGCGCTTTGCTTGATCTCACCCGCGATGTCGCGCATAACCGCTCCCGCCCCGCGGCACCATTGACCGCATTTTTAGTCGGCCTAGCGTCAAACAGCCCGGAAGAGGTTGAGGGAAACATCGACAAGATAAGTGCGTTAGTCAATGCCGACTGCACACAAGATAAGGAGAGCTAA
- a CDS encoding NUDIX hydrolase translates to MNNPQPRGPLRDELGAAKYRHEAIAAVLRATPGRGLQVMAHRREREPFAGQWALPSGPLEVDETIEQTIRRHVGVQVNFMEQLSTRSSLDRDPYDRTVATTHVGLVAWDELVDASFVDLEQDWAFDHGDIVREAVARLRAKLSYTNIAFALSPAEFTLADLARAYEAVLGYPVAVSNLQRVLKRRGQLELTGSFSRPGRAGGRPAKQFRFVHRELVVTDPFAAFAPAGS, encoded by the coding sequence ATGAATAATCCGCAACCCCGAGGTCCCTTGCGCGATGAGCTCGGCGCGGCAAAATACCGGCATGAGGCCATCGCCGCGGTCTTGCGCGCTACTCCCGGGCGCGGCCTGCAGGTCATGGCGCATCGCCGCGAGCGCGAACCTTTCGCCGGCCAGTGGGCATTGCCATCGGGGCCGTTGGAAGTTGATGAAACCATTGAGCAGACCATTCGCCGGCACGTGGGCGTGCAGGTTAACTTCATGGAGCAGTTGAGCACCCGTTCTTCCTTGGACCGGGATCCTTATGACCGCACCGTGGCAACAACACACGTTGGCTTGGTTGCATGGGATGAGCTTGTCGATGCATCCTTTGTCGACCTTGAACAAGACTGGGCCTTTGATCACGGCGATATTGTGCGTGAGGCTGTGGCGCGGCTGCGAGCGAAACTGTCGTATACCAATATTGCTTTTGCATTAAGTCCTGCCGAATTTACGTTGGCTGATTTGGCACGCGCCTATGAAGCCGTGCTGGGGTATCCGGTAGCGGTGAGCAACTTGCAGCGGGTGCTCAAGCGCCGCGGACAATTGGAATTAACCGGTAGCTTCTCCCGGCCTGGTCGGGCAGGGGGCAGGCCTGCGAAACAATTCCGCTTTGTGCACCGGGAATTAGTGGTCACCGATCCCTTCGCGGCGTTTGCTCCAGCCGGGTCCTGA
- the rpmC gene encoding 50S ribosomal protein L29: MALGTPAHEFRELDNAELDKRLADAKEELFNLRFQKATGQLTNNQRIGAVKREIARIYTVLRERELGLSVVPGAEA; the protein is encoded by the coding sequence ATGGCACTAGGTACCCCTGCCCACGAGTTCCGCGAGCTCGACAATGCTGAACTGGACAAGCGTCTTGCGGATGCGAAGGAAGAACTGTTCAACCTTCGTTTCCAAAAAGCTACCGGTCAGTTGACCAACAACCAGCGCATTGGCGCCGTCAAGCGCGAAATCGCTCGTATCTACACCGTTCTGCGTGAGCGCGAGCTTGGTTTGTCGGTCGTTCCGGGAGCTGAGGCATAA
- the rpsC gene encoding 30S ribosomal protein S3, which produces MGQKIHPHGLRLGITSDWKTHWFADKDYANYVAEDIKIREYLSKGLERAGIADVVIERTRDRVRVDIHTARPGIVIGRRGAEADRIRRELEKLTGKMVALNILEVKQVDANATLVAQSIAEQLVNRVAFRRAMRKAIQGAMRQPQVKGIKVLTSGRLGGAEMSRTERYHEGRVPLHTLRAEIDYGFAEAHTTFGRIGVKVWIYKGDVVGGVRESELNAPSQGRNRGDRGGRPRRGGQRRQRAQKQEG; this is translated from the coding sequence ATGGGCCAGAAAATCCATCCTCACGGCCTACGTTTGGGCATCACTTCCGACTGGAAGACCCACTGGTTTGCCGACAAGGACTACGCAAACTACGTAGCCGAAGACATCAAGATCCGCGAGTACCTCTCCAAGGGTCTCGAGCGCGCCGGCATCGCCGACGTCGTCATCGAGCGCACCCGCGATCGCGTTCGCGTCGACATTCACACTGCTCGTCCGGGCATCGTGATTGGCCGTCGTGGCGCTGAGGCTGACCGTATTCGCCGCGAGCTGGAAAAGCTCACCGGCAAGATGGTTGCCCTCAACATCCTTGAGGTCAAGCAGGTCGACGCCAACGCAACCCTGGTTGCGCAGTCCATCGCAGAACAGCTTGTCAACCGCGTGGCTTTCCGTCGCGCGATGCGCAAGGCTATTCAGGGCGCTATGCGTCAGCCACAGGTCAAGGGCATCAAGGTCTTGACTTCTGGTCGTCTGGGCGGCGCTGAAATGTCCCGCACCGAGCGCTACCACGAAGGTCGCGTTCCACTGCACACCCTTCGCGCGGAGATCGACTACGGCTTTGCAGAAGCACACACCACTTTCGGCCGCATTGGCGTCAAGGTGTGGATCTACAAGGGCGACGTTGTCGGTGGCGTGCGCGAGTCCGAACTGAACGCTCCGTCACAGGGCCGCAACCGCGGTGACCGTGGCGGCCGTCCACGCCGTGGTGGCCAGCGCCGCCAGCGTGCACAGAAGCAGGAGGGCTAA
- the rplE gene encoding 50S ribosomal protein L5, which translates to MSENYTPRLKTRYREEIKDALNKEFSYDNVMQIPGVVKVVVNMGVGDAARDAKVINGALEDLTAITGQKPQLRRARKSIANFKLREGMPIGARVTLRGDRMWEFLDRLLTIALPRIRDFRGLSDQQFDGNGNYTFGLAEQTMFYEIDVDKIDRPRGMDITVVTTATNDEEGRKLLRELGFPFK; encoded by the coding sequence ATGAGCGAGAATTACACCCCTCGTCTAAAGACTCGCTACCGCGAGGAAATCAAGGATGCTCTGAACAAGGAGTTCTCCTACGACAACGTCATGCAGATCCCTGGCGTCGTTAAGGTTGTTGTCAACATGGGCGTCGGCGATGCTGCTCGTGATGCCAAGGTCATTAACGGTGCTTTGGAAGATCTGACCGCAATTACCGGTCAGAAGCCACAGCTGCGCCGTGCACGTAAGTCCATCGCGAACTTCAAGTTGCGCGAAGGCATGCCAATCGGTGCCCGCGTCACCCTTCGCGGCGACCGCATGTGGGAGTTCTTGGACCGCCTGCTGACCATCGCGCTGCCACGTATTCGTGACTTCCGCGGCCTGTCGGACCAGCAGTTCGACGGCAATGGTAACTACACCTTCGGTCTGGCCGAGCAGACCATGTTCTACGAAATCGACGTAGACAAGATTGACCGCCCACGTGGTATGGACATCACCGTTGTTACCACCGCTACCAACGATGAGGAAGGCCGCAAGCTGCTTCGCGAGCTTGGCTTCCCCTTCAAGTAA